The Zerene cesonia ecotype Mississippi chromosome 19, Zerene_cesonia_1.1, whole genome shotgun sequence genome has a window encoding:
- the LOC119834710 gene encoding protein bark beetle isoform X2, which produces MECWKDMGIQKRHSQFGDTKFMWRTAWLIMLCVCCAGQESREELDPYLLNKTLGLTELSGGVLTGGRTVWKTDGSPYLLRDDLLVEREAELVIEPGVEVRFAPMIGITVRGKFLAVGQNGSKITFTSTEERQSSKPFPDIRLVDGPSILAGRVQLLHRGQWRSVCTNSRNWTVNDMETACRQLGFMGGTFYNWMDRQPGRRARLLFEEPKCKGTEYDLFQCDWRSRQLGSGVCDYHPDLAIQCLPHHDDNELRNYGVHWRGLRFEHAVYERILTAENTLYVPTSMSRLSHVIVKNAGLGRDNNATSALDVIGVPPVMDDIEISNCAFNAINVTSPNAPIVINNCTIQNNRGYGVYVNSTYGMTRIENCLIHDNGGDGVKYVVHEMNIDERFDRAEVFDLCTLASTPSQTFPIVMSLEQSRYSNMERDCHQKFYTRPDHVLTLSFIKILTNKNDTGHIYIYDGLTADDKLLMSFNIRNHTRPQSITSTRSRMYVRFHADTRTDITGFIRLTSGISKTYDLNVTDSIISDNNGRGVVIENLRSQIHVHRTSISNNNHVAGLQVVNGAGDINITESRISFNQGDGINVTVTGGNRNISRSIISSNQRYGIAVWINTTQETEYIPTNQTTVVEYSEIFKNLDVGILHGNFCGDSWVNITGNWFNSSVESTVDIATCWLLNDPVKLLNLQIGHNRFYQNLRVPIKIQPALNVMSRIEYNYFEQGDYGAIVILNRVDGKYIEEFEKLPSRFLIQHNYFFGNRGPFVVNLGLSPYSDIQYILFSRNYLRDNKIREQFESIDGTPQLTPRSRVAATIVLASSNIDVFRNIINNPEAQYEIGSHVEDQSKILNCTYNWLGFGEEEKVYNRLFHRKDRFNLAKIIYMPYLLHSSNPGATQINYNSLYVPQFNVPGSNIVGGEVEGIEILRQGEYDVVKDINIRPGGKLILQSGVTLRFPPAIGMMVAGKLDARGKRPNDISFTLKEEIIMSNDTIYETDPEIDPTTPGYLEPVIPIRLLGGRTQYEGRLQVRVEGKWGTVCNYKWNIINAALVCNQLGLALNPDDWFLEPNEIPNAGITEDIILSNVECTEFDNDIAKCKAETVDSFENSCTHENDVGIRCYETSWAGVRFSVIAERADLQYVTIEKAGLLDYSSNLFKPALQIDFARHGLESVRIVNNYHDGLGILYSDLYGADAINTVRNSEFSNNKGSGISFRQLGLKVYSSVIENNKVAGIFHNPHLTGPQQREIAGWFILDPSFNMDESSYRPIMIPEYQTDISLTNGETRHIVFTKQFGEKIIKTYNIKCNPGYVLGLQLLNPIHNFSTESICIYDSQNIHEGSTVWCLDRDLSTFPTTSNSFGVVLKYDSGINALGGVVLVVSTIVAPLQNIRNRIIKGPVPTLHVTNTKIKGNTKGVKALYYNRYLNELGDHFLRKANETIKITNCEIAHNKEEAIYINTPFWDIHESNITEITLMINGSLITDNGRGIYHFARDLRSSNNLYHYVLQDNTFERNMFGGFDISLPYVWQYNENFTHSVYMHNNTWRNNYNFAVVIDGHFAEVNLTKNIFTDNVCRYGLLSIRGMEKKMKIDGNFIERNNGQYMVQFYMDSQSEIMGFVYAVFVYNQVKNNKFSTNINRGAIQRNTDPTYVIGFKGIQKVKVSRNLFGNNALKYTLVAGIKTAKINNLLDVTENWWGSVEESEIRNQIFDFDDWNNHAVATYLPYLLEDSFDSSVSVTFSPQTIVDINELGGRLTSDLTLDGRIAPYVIKSDITVMPDVTLTINPGVILEFAPNVGLLVMGTLNAIGHSQLPIFMRPITPPSDVENRIEKREIGQYSPDYVKHRQQRQLETLIVQDSIRLCTGRNCSITDNNYDRKNEGFLEYYNKTTLQWVPMCDSRFTERNAQVVCRELGFDPINVFFAHDRRVEYHSNSLSRIWSWPEPLQCVGTENRYEDCPIRLNGQLYGHRHECKWDSDFIFIHCGNRNLEDNLEYWGGIRFANPEFEYSLYEHRIHDHHTHETMKKVESTLRNIQIVGAGILHNEKSPAIQSIIRNPHIQNVNITKCAHHGINIVSPTDTIDMMFNSVIDILGEGVNAISLTGEGRESEESSFTPLKDLNLPYHLFSLIDICDSSKVVTVEERVLLYYKYDNNPVNCVKIFKSTFRVKPFGFRLLQFNLFNHTMSYGKRDSITLYDGDIYNITAPQIGYLENGSPEEKKLFRTDGASLSVKLFANGASSVHGFIAEIVTLPISAIGLNRDVQHNISSSVFTKNRDGAISYQSVGEVNPFVAVIRNEFNDNCLKLYGNFTTCQAAVRVDVQNTQTLVFRNNLVRNNVGGLLVRADSRGSATSLRGWIHNNLFFKNHDLPCLQLEGRQSSPYQEVTIYRNYFTRNRVQFKDVIVLRQVVSNFTHNYVHDNTGMRILEVSGFDKVRLPIYQTTSHNGFYKNYALDREGRATVVAGTAGQHYVDNIFFNPDNDYEMITVNRSIALDLWRTRIDAKHNYWSYNESLAVAGRIRDQSDNPLLLEVDYRPYYMNNLTVLGGGKCPPGWDAVAGTCYMYVGAPMTYEEARLFCLSDNASMPYVSGNYEALYEFIQRQNQWFQYGDRVWVNHIDYVTQCTSFAFSSVEITDCNQKNAFICEIDPKISIDPLSWRGDALAVAFIGVLAAAVLLVILALICWYSKSKHRHLQRLERRNSIRQSLHSVRSIGSINGGFPDNTYRRKLAQMSTRSTDTLTKGSDYKKMLASTTSMESMEKSQFNSSLEDTQSFDIYEAHNPNNIIQLKHSTFNKKPASPEYSVPQNVNINRPYNLAYRNEGYRDNSGAASGAPSMNTVTTEELPIIHHPGGLSPDDTVSPQSERDHYYTSDTLPLRDKTDDPLAMKRELERDGKIYGYGAPNYETQPKLSFLMELRSRIPDEAPQHSTTTFGQRPDPEADKYYEDDLPSPPPVYNYDRSYDSSPQTSHDFDYSPELHSRSRSEAILETNFDFDDNDIHITEADRSHSQPLETAM; this is translated from the exons GGTCAAAATGGGAGCAAGATAACGTTTACCAGTACAGAAGAACGGCAGTCTTCGAAACCCTTTCCAGACATACGGCTCGTAGATGGACCGTCTATATTAGCAGGAAGAGTACAGCTGTTACATCGCGGGCAATGGAGATCCGTGTGCACGAACTCGAGGAA TTGGACCGTTAACGACATGGAAACAGCGTGCAGACAATTAGGCTTCATGGGTGGAACGTTTTACAATTGGATGGACCGGCAGCCGGGCCGGCGCGCGCGTCTTTTGTTCGAAGAGCCCAAGTGTAAGGGCACGGAATACGATCTCTTCCAATGTGATTGGCGGTCACGACAACTCGGCTCCGGGGTATGCGACTATCACCCGGATCTCGCTATACAATGCTTACCTCATCACGATGACAACGAACTTAGAAATTACGGTGTGCACTGGCGAGGCCTACGCTTTGAACACGCAGTCTATGAACGGATACTCACTGCGGAAAATACACTCTATGTACCTACTTCGATGTCGAGACTTTCCCACGTAATAGTCAAAAACGCGGGCTTGGGTAGAGATAACAATGCAACCAGTGCTTTGGACGTTATTGGCGTACCCCCCGTGATGGACGATATCGAAATATCCAATTGCGCTTTTAATGCTATCAACGTGACGTCACCCAATGCACCCATAGTTATTAACAATTgtacaatacaaaacaatagaGGTTACGGTGTTTATGTAAATTCTACGTACGGCATGACGAGGATTGAGAATTGCCTGATTCACGACAACGGCGGAGATGGGGTCAAATACGTGGTGCACGAAATGAACATCGACGAGCGATTTGATCGAGCAGAAGTATTCGACTTGTGTACCCTCGCATCAACACCTAGTCAAACATTTCCCATTGTCATGTCTTTGGAACAATCAAGGTATTCGAACATGGAACGTGATTGTCATCAGAAATTTTATACGCGACCCGATCACGTACTAACgttaagttttataaagatcttaaccaataaaaatgatacaggtcacatatatatttacgatGGATTGACTGCTGACGATAAGTTGTTAATGTCCTTTAATATAAGAAACCACACACGACCGCAAAGTATAACGTCTACAAGAAGTAGGATGTATGTAAGATTTCACGCTGACACTAGAACGGATATAACCGGATTTATAAGGTTAACCTCAGGAATTAGTAAGACATATGACTTGAACGTTACAGATTCGATAATATCAGATAATAATGGCAGAGGTGTCGTTATAGAAAATTTGAGATCACAAATTCACGTACATCGTACATCCATTTCTAACAATAATCATGTTGCGGGTCTTCAAGTAGTAAATGGAGCTGGGGATATCAATATAACTGAAAGCAGAATATCTTTCAACCAGGGTGACGGTATTAATGTCACTGTTACTGGGGGTAACAGAAACATATCAAGAAGCATAATAAGTTCGAACCAACGTTATGGTATAGCAGTATGGATAAATACAACGCAAGAGACAGAGTACATACCTACAAATCAAACAACTGTCGTTGAATATTcggaaatattcaaaaatttagaTGTAGGTATTTTACATGGAAATTTCTGTGGTGATAGTTGGGTAAATATAACAGGAAATTGGTTTAATTCAAGCGTGGAAAGCACAGTCGATATTGCAACATGTTGGTTACTTAATGATCccgtaaaattattaaatctacaAATAGGTCACAATCGATTCTATCAAAACTTACGTGTACCTATAAAAATTCAACCAGCTCTTAATGTAATGAGTAGAAtagaatacaattattttgaacAGGGAGATTATGGAGCAatcgtaatattaaatagggtTGACGGAAAATATATAGAAGAGTTTGAAAAGCTACCATCGAGATTCCTTatacaacataattatttctttggtAATAGAGGACCTTTTGTTGTGAATCTCGGTCTATCTCCATATAgtgatattcaatatatattattttcaagaaattatttacGAGATAACAAAATAAGAGAACAATTTGAATCTATAGATGGAACTCCACAATTAACACCAAGGAGTAGGGTCGCAGCAACAATAGTTTTAGCATCTAGTAATATAGACGTAttcagaaatattattaataatccaGAGGCACAATATGAAATTGGATCTCATGTAGAAGACCAGAGCAAAATACTTAATTGTACATACAACTGGCTTGGGTTTGGCGAAGAAGAAAAAGTCTACAACAGATTATTTCACCGAAaagatagatttaatttagctaaaattatttatatgccaTATTTATTGCATAGTAGTAATCCTGGAgcaacacaaataaattataattcactCTATGTGCCCCAATTTAATGTTCCTGGGTCAAATATCGTAGGTGGAGAAGTGGAAGGTATAGAAATACTGCGACAAGGGGAATACGATGTAgtgaaagatataaatattcgcCCTGGAGGTAAATTAATTCTTCAATCTGGCGTAACTCTTAGATTTCCTCCGGCAATAGGAATGATGGTAGCTGGAAAATTAGACGCGAGAGGGAAACGGCCAAATgatatttcttttacattaaaagaaGAGATTATTATGAGTAATGATACAATATATGAAACGGACCCAGAAATAGACCCCACCACACCGGGTTACTTGGAACCGGTTATACCAATAAGACTTTTAGGTGGAAGAACTCAATACGAAGGTAGATTACAAGTCCGCGTAGAGGGCAAGTGGGGTACCGTATGCAACTATAAatggaatattattaatgcagCCTTAGTATGTAATCAATTGGGCTTAGCACTTAACCCCGATGATTGGTTCTTAGAACCAAATGAAATACCCAATGCTGGTATTACAGAAGACATTATTTTGTCTAATGTAGAGTGTACTGAATTCGATAATGATATAGCAAAATGTAAAGCCGAAACAGTTGATAGCTTTGAGAATTCGTGTACTCACGAAAACGATGTTGGAATACGTTGTTACGAAACTAGCTGGGCTGGTGTACGATTTAGTGTTATTGCTGAACGCGCAGACTTGCAATATGTAACAATTGAGAAAGCGGGTCTTCTCGATTACTCTTCGAATTTGTTTAAGCCAGCACTTCAAATAGACTTTGCAAGACATGGTTTAGAAAGTGTGAGGATCGTCAATAATTATCACGATGGATTAGGAATACTGTATTCAGATTTGTATGGTGCTGATGCTATTAATACTGTAAGAAATTCAGagtttagtaataataaaggaAGTGGAATCAGCTTTAGGCAACTTGGTCTTAAAGTTTACAGTTCCgtcattgaaaataataaagtagctGGTATTTTTCACAATCCGCATTTAACTGGGCCTCAACAGAGAGAAATAGCAGGATGGTTTATTTTAGATCCCAGTTTTAATATGGATGAATCGAGTTATAGACCAATTATGATACCTGAATATCAAACAGATATTTCTCTTACAAACGGGGAGACAAGACACAtagtatttacaaaacaatttggcgaaaaaattataaaaacctaTAATATCAAATGCAATCCAGGCTATGTTCTAGGATTGCAGCTGTTGAATCCGATTCATAACTTCTCTACGGaaagtatttgtatttatgacTCGCAAAATATTCACGAAGGAAGTACTGTATGGTGTCTAGATCGTGACCTATCTACCTTTCCTACTACAAGTAATAGTTTTGGCGTCGTGCTTAAATATGATAGTGGTATAAATGCATTAGGTGGAGTGGTTTTAGTTGTGAGTACAATTGTTGCTCCTTTACAAAATATCAgaaatagaattattaaagGACCTGTTCCTACACTTCACGTGACTAATACCAAAATTAAAGGAAACACGAAAGGTGTAAAGGCTTTGTATTATAATCGGTATTTAAATGAACTCGGTGATCATTTCCTTCGAAAAGCTAATGAGacaatcaaaataacaaactgTGAAATAGCTCATAATAAAGAAGAAGCTATTTATATCAACACACCTTTTTGGGATATTCATGAAAGTAATATTACGGAAATCACATTAATGATAAATGGTTCCTTAATAACAGACAATGGAAGAGGAATTTATCATTTTGCTAGAGATTTAAGAAGCTCTAATAATTTGTATCATTACGTTCTTCAAGATAATACCTTTGAAAGAAACATGTTCGGAGGGTTTGATATAAGCTTACCGTATGTTTGgcaatataatgaaaacttCACACATTCTGTTTACATGCATAATAATACCTGGCGgaacaattacaattttgcTGTCGTCATAGATGGACATTTTGCGGAAGTCAATCTaactaaaaacatttttacagaCAATGTTTGCCGATATGGGTTATTATCAATTCGAGGAATGGAAAAGAAAATGAAGATAGATGGCAATTTTATCGAACGAAATAACGGTCAATATATGGTACAATTTTACATGGACAGTCAAAGTGAAATTATGGGATTTGTATATgcagtttttgtttataatcaagttaaaaataataaattttcaacaaatattaatagggGAGCGATTCAGAGAAATACAGACCCAACTTATGTTATAGGTTTCAAGGGTATTCAGAAAGTGAAGGTTTCTCGAAATTTGTTTGGCAacaatgcattaaaatatactcttGTGGCTGGGATTAAAACtgctaaaattaataatcttttaGATGTAACAGAAAATTGGTGGGGTAGTGTAGAAGAAAGTGAAATTagaaatcaaatatttgattttgatgattggAATAACCACGCAGTCGCTACATATTTACCTTATTTATTAGAAGATAGCTTTGACTCAAGTGTATCTGTTACCTTTAGCCCACAAACAATAGTCGATATAAATGAGCTTGGCGGTCGCTTGACATCCGATCTTACCTTGGATGGACGCATAGCACcatatgttattaaatctGATATAACAGTTATGCCAGATGTTACTCTTACAATCAATCCAGGAGTGATTTTAGAGTTTGCTCCGAATGTTGGATTATTAGTAATGGGAACTCTAAATGCCATCGGTCACAGTCAATTGCCAATATTTATGAGACCCATTACCCCGCCAAGCGATGTTGAAAATCGAATTGAAAAAAGAGAAATAGGACAATACTCACCAGATTATGTAAAACATCGTCAGCAACGTCAATTAGAAACGCTAATTGTCCAAGATTCAATTCGGCTATGTACGGGCAGAAATTGTTCTATAACTGATAACAACTATGACAGGAAAAATGAAGGCTTTTTAGAATACTATAACAAAACTACATTACAGTGGGTACCCATGTGTGACAGCCGATTTACGGAGAGAAATGCTCAAGTCGTATGTCGGGAATTAGGTTTCGAtcctataaatgtattttttgctcATGATCGAAGAGTTGAGTATCATAGTAACTCTTTGTCAAGGATTTGGTCTTGGCCAGAACCTTTACAGTGTGTTGGAACTGAAAACCGATATGAAGACTGTCCTATTAGATTAAACGGACAGCTTTATGGGCACCGACATGAATGTAAGTGGGattcagattttatttttatacattgcgGGAACAGAAATCTAGAAGATAATCTTGAATATTGGGGTGGGATAAGATTTGCGAATCCCGAATTTGAATATTCGCTTTACGAACATAGAATTCACGATCACCACACACatgaaacaatgaaaaaagttGAAAGTACACTGCGGAACATTCAAATAGTCGGAGCGGGCATTTTACACAACGAGAAGTCGCCAGCAATACAGAGTATCATTAGAAATCCTCATATCCAGAATgtgaatattacaaaatgcGCTCACCATGGCATTAACATAGTTTCACCTACGGACACTATCGACATGATGTTTAACTCTGTCATAGATATTCTTGGCGAGGGAGTTAATGCGATATCTCTAACCGGTGAAGGAAGAGAATCGGAAGAATCTAGTTTTACTCCATTGAAGGATCTCAACTTGCCATACCATCTATTTTCTCTTATTGACATCTGTGACAGTTCAAAGGTAGTGACGGTGGAAGAAAGAGTCCTTCTGTACTACAAATACGATAATAATCCAGTAAactgtgtaaaaatatttaaaagtacctTTAGAGTGAAACCGTTTGGTTTCAGgttgttacaatttaatttattcaaccATACTATGAGTTATGGCAAAAGAGACTCTATAACGCTTTATGATGgagatatttataacatcacGGCACCTCAGATAGGCTATCTAGAGAATGGTTCGCCTGAGGAGAAGAAATTATTCAGGACGGATGGAGCTAGTTTGAGCGTGAAGTTATTTGCAAATGGTGCTTCGTCGGTGCATGGTTTTATTGCTGAGATTGTCACGTTACCTATATCGGCTATTGGATTGA ATCGCGATGTCCAACACAACATTTCAAGTAGTGTATTTACCAAAAACCGCGATGGTGCCATTAGTTATCAGTCTGTGGGCGAAGTAAATCCTTTCGTAGCTGTTAtaagaaatgaatttaatgatAACTGCCTTAAATTGTATGGAAACTTTACCACGTGTCAAGCTGCTGTGAGGGTAGACGTACAAAATACTCAGACACTTGTGTTCAGA AACAATTTAGTGCGAAACAACGTCGGTGGTTTATTAGTGAGAGCTGATTCACGAGGCTCAGCAACTTCCCTACGAGGATGGATACACAATAATCTCTTCTTTAAGAATCATGATTTGCCGTGTCTACAACTGGAAG gtCGCCAATCGTCGCCCTACCAAGAGGTAACCATCTACCGCAACTACTTCACGCGGAACAGAGTACAATTCAAGGACGTGATAGTGCTGCGCCAAGTCGTATCTAACTTCACTCATAACTATGTGCACGATAACACGGGCATGCGGATTTTGGAAGTCTCCGGGTTTGATAAAGTGCGCCTGCCCATCTATCAGACTACGTCGCATAATGGTTTTTATAA GAACTACGCACTAGATAGAGAAGGCCGCGCGACAGTTGTAGCCGGAACCGCGGGACAGCACTATGTCGACAATATATTCTTTAACCCCGACAATGATTATGAAATGATCACTGTTAATAGATCTAT TGCCTTAGACCTATGGCGTACACGCATCGACGCGAAACACAACTATTGGAGTTACAATGAGAGCCTAGCTGTCGCGGGCAGGATACGAGACCAATCCGACAATCCGTTACTTCTAGAAGTTGACTATCGGCCGTATTATATGAACAACTTGACGGTACTGGGAGGGGGGAAGTGTCCCCCCGGGTGGGATGCAGTGGCTGGTACCTGCTATATGTATGTGGGGGCGCCGATGACGTATGAGGAGGCTAGGTTGTTTTGCTTG TCAGACAACGCTTCCATGCCTTACGTGTCCGGCAACTACGAGGCACTATACGAATTTATTCAGCGGCAGAACCAATGGTTCCAATATGGCGACCGCGTGTGGGTCAACCATATCGACTATGTGACGCAGTGCACTTCCTTCGCCTTCTCCAGCGTCGAGATTACCGACTGCAATCAGAAGAACGCGTTCATTTGTGAAATTG ATCCAAAAATAAGCATTGACCCGCTCTCCTGGCGAGGTGACGCACTAGCCGTCGCTTTCATTGGTGTGCTGGCGGCCGCTGTACTGCTGGTCATCCTGGCACTTATCTGCTGGTATTCGAAGTCTAAACAcag aCATCTTCAACGTCTAGAACGGCGCAATTCGATTCGACAATCTCTGCATTCGGTGCGTTCTATCGGGAGTATTAATGGGGGTTTCCCTGACAATACTTATAGGAGAAAACTTGCTCAAATG AGTACTCGCTCAACAGACACGCTCACAAAGGGCTCAGACTATAAGAAGATGCTTGCCTCCACCACTTCCATGGAATCAATGGAGAAAAGTCAATTTAACTCGTCGCTTGAAGACACACAAAGCTTCGATATTTATGAAGCGCACAATCcgaataacataatacagtTGAAACATAGCACTTTCAATAAGAAGCCTGCATCACCTGAATATAGCGTACCTCAGAATGTCAACATCAATAGGCCATACAATTTGGCCTATAGGAACGAAG GTTACCGCGACAACTCAGGCGCAGCGAGCGGAGCGCCATCTATGAACACAGTGACAACAGAAGAGTTACCAATCATCCACCACCCGGGCGGGCTGTCGCCGGACGACACCGTGTCGCCGCAGAGCGAGCGCGACCACTACTACACGTCCGACACGCTCCCGCTGCGGGACAAGACTGACGATCCGCTGGCTATGAAGCGCGAGTTGGAGCGAGACGGGAAGATATATGG ATATGGAGCTCCAAACTACGAAACACAACCGAAACTTTCATTCCTTATGGAGCTGCGCTCGCGCATTCCCGATGAAGCGCCACAACACTCTACTACCACTTTTGGACAACGCCCTGATCctg AAGCAGATAAGTACTACGAAGACGATTTACCCAGTCCACCGCCAGTCTATAACTACGATCGCAGCTACGACTCGAGCCCGCAAACTTCACACGATTTCGACTACTCGCCCGAACTTCACTCGCGTTCGCGCTCCGAAGCTATACTCGAAACTAATTTCGATTTCGATGACAATGATATTCATATCACCGAAGCCGACCGATCTCATAGCCAGCCCTTGGAAACTGCTATGTGA